In uncultured Bacteroides sp., one genomic interval encodes:
- a CDS encoding IS110 family transposase — MRTQSNKLNFEGENIYVGIDVHLKSWNVTIYTEFLHHKTFNQPPVPSILRDYLNTNFPGGTYYSAYEAGFCGFNIHFELKKLNINNIVVNPADIPTSQKEHVLKNDSRDSMKIARSLRANELVGIHVPFIETLENRTLIRTRDVMVKDMTRFKQRIKALLYFYGISYPPEFEKSTSHWSRRFLKWLKEEVSLNTANGNDALSLLIREVEQQRVLILEINRKIQNLAVSEKYVKEIELIRSIPGIGLVTGITFLSEIEDIERFPNTDKLAGFVGLIPTCHSSGEVENYGEMTFRKKTTLRRWLIESAWVAVRIDPALTRCFSQLCKRMEPNKAIIRIARKLLNRMYYVLKKRQKYECGVV; from the coding sequence ATGCGTACACAAAGTAACAAACTAAATTTTGAAGGAGAAAATATTTATGTTGGAATTGATGTTCATTTGAAAAGTTGGAATGTGACAATTTACACAGAATTCCTTCATCATAAAACATTCAACCAACCTCCTGTACCATCAATTTTAAGGGACTATCTGAATACTAATTTTCCTGGTGGGACTTATTATTCAGCCTATGAAGCCGGATTCTGTGGGTTTAATATTCATTTCGAACTTAAAAAGCTAAATATAAATAATATTGTGGTTAATCCAGCTGATATACCAACTAGCCAGAAAGAACATGTACTTAAGAATGATTCCCGTGATAGTATGAAAATTGCCCGTTCTTTAAGAGCTAATGAACTCGTAGGCATACATGTCCCATTCATTGAGACATTGGAAAACCGCACATTGATACGCACTCGAGACGTAATGGTGAAAGATATGACTAGATTTAAACAACGCATAAAAGCTTTGCTTTATTTTTATGGTATATCTTACCCTCCAGAATTTGAGAAATCAACCAGTCATTGGTCCAGACGTTTTCTTAAATGGTTAAAAGAGGAGGTATCACTTAATACAGCCAATGGAAACGATGCCTTATCATTACTTATCAGAGAAGTAGAGCAACAAAGAGTTCTTATATTGGAAATCAATAGAAAAATCCAGAATCTTGCTGTTTCTGAAAAATATGTAAAGGAGATAGAGTTAATAAGAAGCATTCCGGGAATTGGTTTGGTTACAGGGATTACTTTTTTGTCGGAGATAGAAGATATTGAACGATTCCCAAATACAGACAAGTTAGCTGGTTTTGTAGGACTAATCCCTACCTGTCACTCCAGTGGAGAGGTGGAAAATTATGGAGAGATGACATTTAGGAAGAAAACGACTTTAAGAAGATGGCTGATTGAAAGTGCCTGGGTTGCAGTAAGAATAGATCCGGCACTGACAAGGTGTTTCTCACAACTCTGTAAAAGGATGGAGCCTAATAAAGCTATAATACGAATCGCAAGAAAACTATTAAACAGAATGTATTATGTTTTAAAAAAGAGACAAAAATATGAATGTGGAGTGGTTTGA
- a CDS encoding DUF4831 family protein produces MKKSIALLSLLLLSANTFAQTEVSKYGGKDQEYGVTYTLPKSVIEIEVETVKSTYIPGEFCKYADRYLRLTNISDTKEEHWEITGVKAKSIGTPDAEKTYFIKLKDKTLAPLMELTENGIIKTINLPLSPKVAPIKEIPVEKKAKPNARDFMTEEILMAGSSAKVAELVAKEIYKVRDSKSSLLRGEVESMPKDGASLKLVLEKLDEQEKALTELFSGTVEKETKSYKFTIAPTQDVNKAIAFRFSKKLGVLGVNDLAGSPVYYTLTNLKTVPEKTPETGKPKKIEGVVYNVPGKAHFSIFTSQTNLFDGDFMITQFGSTDTLMKELFEKKSVVKVTFDPSTGGLIKIDRETLSK; encoded by the coding sequence ATGAAAAAATCAATAGCATTATTGAGCCTTCTTCTTCTTTCTGCAAACACATTTGCGCAGACAGAAGTTAGTAAATATGGAGGAAAGGATCAGGAGTATGGAGTTACATACACACTCCCTAAAAGTGTAATTGAAATAGAAGTTGAAACTGTAAAATCCACTTATATACCAGGCGAATTCTGCAAATATGCCGACCGCTATCTCAGATTAACAAACATTTCCGACACAAAAGAAGAACATTGGGAAATAACCGGCGTAAAAGCTAAAAGCATTGGTACCCCGGATGCCGAAAAGACTTACTTCATAAAGCTGAAAGATAAAACCCTGGCTCCTTTAATGGAATTGACAGAAAATGGTATTATTAAAACTATCAATCTTCCGTTGAGCCCAAAGGTTGCCCCGATAAAAGAGATACCTGTTGAAAAGAAGGCAAAACCAAATGCACGCGACTTTATGACGGAAGAAATCCTGATGGCTGGTTCCAGCGCAAAAGTTGCTGAGCTTGTTGCTAAAGAAATCTACAAAGTTCGTGATAGTAAAAGTTCACTGCTTAGAGGCGAAGTAGAAAGTATGCCAAAGGACGGTGCTTCTCTGAAACTGGTACTCGAGAAACTGGACGAACAAGAGAAGGCATTGACCGAACTATTTTCGGGAACAGTAGAAAAAGAGACCAAGAGCTATAAGTTCACCATCGCTCCTACCCAAGATGTAAACAAAGCAATAGCATTCCGTTTCTCAAAGAAACTAGGAGTTCTTGGAGTGAACGACTTAGCAGGATCACCTGTTTACTATACACTAACCAATTTAAAAACAGTTCCCGAAAAAACACCAGAAACTGGTAAACCTAAAAAGATTGAAGGAGTTGTTTATAATGTGCCAGGCAAGGCTCATTTCTCTATATTCACTTCACAAACCAATTTGTTCGACGGTGATTTCATGATTACTCAATTCGGCAGTACAGATACATTAATGAAGGAATTATTTGAGAAGAAATCTGTTGTAAAGGTTACATTCGATCCTTCTACCGGAGGTTTAATTAAAATTGATAGAGAAACTCTTAGCAAATAG
- a CDS encoding NAD(P)H-hydrate dehydratase translates to MKIFPSIQIKQLDAYTIQNEPILSIDLMERAAVALTGAIIKYYNKETPVIVFAGPGNNGGDALAVSRLLAEQGYKVKAYLFNTGDHISEDCEMNKERLLQNAEVEFTEITSAFEPPVLSEDCLVIDGLFGSGLKKALSGGFAAVVKYINSSPSKVVSIDLPSGLMCEDNTYNIKNHIIRADRTLSLQLPKLSFFFAENEDYLGEWELLDINLSQEGIENNFTSWYLTEESDIKKLIKPRKRFTHKGNYGHALLIAGSYGMAGASVLAAKACLKTGVGLLTVHTPLKNNDILQTAVPEAMAQHDMHENYFTTPVYPDSYTSIAIGPGLGKSEETAAALMEQIKLCQEPIVLDADALNIIAEHRQILPSIPKGSILTPHPKELERLVGKCESSFARMIKARDLATNCKIYIVLKGAYTIVVTPEGNCFFNPTGNPGMATAGSGDVLTGVLLSLLSQGYTSEDACKLGVYLHGLAGDIAKEKLGERGLTSGDIADNIPFAWLKLTQNTDK, encoded by the coding sequence ATGAAAATATTTCCAAGCATACAAATTAAACAGTTAGATGCTTACACTATACAGAATGAGCCTATCTTGTCCATAGATCTTATGGAACGCGCAGCCGTAGCCTTAACAGGTGCAATTATAAAATATTACAATAAGGAAACTCCGGTTATTGTATTTGCAGGTCCAGGCAATAATGGCGGTGACGCGCTTGCTGTTTCTCGTCTTTTGGCTGAACAAGGCTACAAGGTAAAAGCATACCTGTTTAATACCGGCGACCATATATCGGAAGATTGCGAGATGAATAAAGAACGTCTGTTGCAAAACGCAGAGGTAGAATTTACAGAAATCACCAGTGCATTTGAGCCCCCGGTATTGAGTGAAGACTGTTTGGTTATTGACGGACTTTTTGGTTCCGGACTCAAGAAAGCACTATCCGGAGGCTTTGCCGCAGTAGTAAAATACATTAACTCATCACCATCAAAGGTGGTTTCTATTGATCTTCCATCTGGATTAATGTGCGAAGACAATACTTACAATATAAAGAATCATATAATTCGCGCAGATAGAACGCTATCTTTACAATTACCAAAGCTTTCTTTCTTTTTCGCTGAAAATGAAGATTATCTGGGTGAATGGGAACTTTTAGACATAAATTTAAGTCAGGAAGGAATAGAAAACAATTTTACATCATGGTATCTTACAGAAGAAAGTGATATAAAGAAACTGATTAAGCCACGCAAGCGTTTCACTCACAAAGGAAACTACGGGCATGCACTGCTTATTGCAGGATCGTACGGCATGGCCGGTGCTTCTGTACTGGCAGCTAAGGCTTGCCTGAAAACCGGTGTTGGTTTATTAACTGTTCATACACCTTTAAAGAACAACGACATACTTCAGACTGCAGTTCCCGAAGCAATGGCTCAGCATGATATGCACGAAAACTACTTCACCACGCCCGTATATCCCGATAGTTATACCTCAATAGCCATCGGTCCGGGATTAGGAAAATCTGAAGAAACAGCTGCAGCCTTAATGGAACAGATTAAACTTTGTCAGGAACCAATTGTGCTCGACGCCGATGCTCTGAATATTATTGCAGAACACCGTCAGATTCTGCCTTCTATTCCAAAAGGTTCCATCCTCACTCCTCACCCAAAAGAGCTGGAACGCTTGGTGGGTAAATGCGAAAGCAGTTTTGCACGCATGATTAAGGCACGCGATCTGGCAACCAATTGTAAAATCTACATCGTACTAAAAGGAGCATACACCATTGTTGTTACTCCCGAAGGTAACTGCTTCTTTAACCCAACCGGAAATCCGGGAATGGCAACAGCCGGCAGTGGTGATGTGCTGACAGGAGTTCTGCTCTCTTTATTATCTCAAGGCTACACATCCGAAGATGCATGCAAACTAGGAGTTTATTTACACGGGCTGGCAGGAGATATTGCTAAGGAAAAGCTGGGAGAAAGAGGATTAACATCGGGCGATATAGCCGATAATATTCCATTTGCATGGCTTAAATTAACCCAAAACACAGATAAGTAA